The proteins below are encoded in one region of Micromonospora yangpuensis:
- a CDS encoding ABC transporter ATP-binding protein, translating into MLLEIKDLTLLYGRIQALHGISLAVNEGEVVALIGANGAGKTTTMRAISGLRPVAAGSIVFDGTDVTKMRADLRVIRGIGQAPEGRGVFPGMTVMENLEMGAYTRKDRAEIHKDLDMVMGLFPRLKERRKQAGGTLSGGEQQMLAVGRALMARPKLLLLDEPSMGLAPMLIQQIFEIITQINQQGTTILLVEQNAQQALSRAHRGYVLETGRIVKEGTGQELLHDPAVKEAYLGVA; encoded by the coding sequence ATGCTGCTTGAGATCAAGGACCTGACCCTGCTGTACGGGCGGATCCAGGCGCTGCACGGGATCAGCCTGGCGGTCAACGAGGGCGAGGTGGTGGCACTGATCGGCGCCAACGGCGCCGGTAAGACCACCACCATGCGGGCCATCTCCGGGCTGCGCCCGGTGGCGGCCGGCTCGATCGTCTTCGACGGCACCGACGTCACCAAGATGCGCGCCGACCTGCGGGTCATCCGGGGCATCGGGCAGGCACCCGAGGGCCGGGGGGTGTTCCCCGGCATGACGGTGATGGAGAACCTGGAGATGGGTGCCTACACCCGCAAGGACCGGGCGGAGATCCACAAGGACCTGGACATGGTCATGGGTCTCTTCCCCCGGCTCAAGGAGCGGCGCAAGCAGGCCGGTGGCACCCTCTCCGGTGGTGAGCAGCAGATGCTGGCCGTGGGGCGGGCGCTGATGGCCCGGCCCAAGCTGCTGCTGCTCGACGAGCCCTCGATGGGGCTGGCCCCCATGCTGATCCAGCAGATCTTCGAGATCATCACGCAGATCAACCAGCAGGGGACCACGATCCTGCTGGTCGAGCAGAACGCCCAGCAGGCGCTGTCCCGGGCGCACCGGGGCTACGTGCTGGAGACCGGTCGGATCGTCAAGGAGGGCACCGGTCAGGAGCTCCTGCACGACCCGGCGGTCAAGGAGGCGTACCTCGGCGTGGCCTGA
- a CDS encoding ABC transporter ATP-binding protein, whose protein sequence is MSEPKMNSERDESSDRDITADGRATVGVPPEPPSDEAKPVVPATPAEPTPATAAEPAPATPGAAGREPLLEVDHVTLRFGGVVALNDVNFTLYKGEILGLIGPNGAGKTTCFNAMTGVYRPTEGEIRFKGERVSGRQRSWITKAGIARTFQNIRLFPEMTALENVMVGADAHHKTSVISAMLRLPRHWKEERHGRDKAHDLLKFVGIPRRAGDLARNLSYGEQRRLEIARALATDPTLLCLDEPAAGFTPAEKEELLVLIRKIRDSGTTVLLIEHDMRLVMGVTDRIVVLEFGKKIADGLPADVRDDPKVIAAYLGVPTDAA, encoded by the coding sequence GTGAGTGAGCCGAAGATGAACAGCGAGCGGGACGAGTCCAGCGACCGCGACATCACCGCCGACGGGCGGGCCACGGTCGGGGTACCGCCGGAGCCACCGTCGGACGAGGCCAAGCCGGTTGTGCCGGCCACCCCGGCGGAGCCGACCCCGGCCACCGCGGCGGAGCCGGCTCCGGCGACGCCGGGCGCGGCCGGGCGGGAGCCACTGCTGGAGGTCGACCACGTCACGCTCCGTTTCGGCGGCGTGGTCGCCCTCAACGACGTCAACTTCACCCTGTACAAGGGGGAGATCCTCGGTCTGATCGGGCCGAACGGCGCCGGCAAGACGACCTGCTTCAACGCCATGACCGGCGTCTACCGCCCGACCGAGGGTGAGATCCGGTTCAAGGGGGAGCGGGTGAGCGGTCGGCAGCGGTCGTGGATCACCAAGGCGGGCATCGCCCGGACGTTCCAGAACATCCGGCTCTTCCCGGAGATGACCGCGCTGGAGAACGTGATGGTGGGTGCGGACGCCCACCACAAGACCAGCGTCATCTCCGCCATGCTGCGCCTGCCGCGGCACTGGAAGGAGGAGCGGCACGGCCGGGACAAGGCCCACGACCTGCTGAAGTTCGTGGGGATCCCGCGTCGTGCCGGGGACCTGGCCCGCAACCTCTCCTACGGCGAGCAGCGCCGGTTGGAGATCGCCCGGGCGTTGGCCACCGACCCGACCCTGCTCTGCCTGGACGAGCCGGCCGCCGGCTTCACCCCGGCGGAGAAGGAGGAGTTGCTCGTCCTCATCCGCAAGATCCGTGACAGTGGCACCACCGTGCTGCTGATCGAGCACGACATGCGCCTGGTCATGGGGGTCACCGACCGGATCGTCGTGCTGGAGTTCGGCAAGAAGATCGCCGATGGTCTGCCCGCCGACGTGCGGGACGACCCGAAGGTGATCGCCGCGTACCTGGGGGTGCCGACCGATGCTGCTTGA
- a CDS encoding branched-chain amino acid ABC transporter permease, translating to MTATADKGKLSQMRQRWSNMPKQVRWAGLVALVAFFYILPNRWFYEYLGFPIGSEYFAFYTTRSDFAAVLFDTSVFVLLAVGLNVVVGFTGLLDLGYFGFYAIGAYTVALLTSPASRLDLTWPWLAAVPVAIVVTMISGVILGTPTLRLRGDYLAIVTLGFAEMIRLYAARTDGLLQGQRGIPEVQHPPGPVVDGKPLFGVVDSKPYYWLILTVIILVIFLMRNLERSRVGRAWVAIREDEDAAEIMGVPTFKYKLWAFAIGAAVGGLTGAIFAGKQTFINSDSFLLESSILVLAAVILGGAGGIKGAIIGGALTWYLPEWFRGFGEIIGLEFDTAEYRILIFGLIIIVMMIFRPQGLVPNRRRAAEFADRRKEAVPQETVPSE from the coding sequence ATGACCGCGACCGCGGACAAGGGAAAGCTGTCCCAGATGAGGCAGCGCTGGTCGAACATGCCCAAGCAGGTGCGGTGGGCAGGGCTGGTGGCGCTGGTCGCCTTCTTCTACATCCTGCCGAACCGGTGGTTCTACGAGTACCTGGGCTTCCCGATCGGCAGCGAGTACTTCGCGTTCTACACCACCCGGTCGGACTTCGCCGCGGTGCTCTTCGACACCTCGGTCTTCGTGCTGCTGGCGGTCGGCCTGAACGTGGTGGTCGGCTTCACCGGTCTGCTCGACCTGGGGTACTTCGGCTTCTACGCCATCGGCGCGTACACGGTGGCGTTGTTGACCTCGCCGGCGAGCCGGCTGGACCTGACCTGGCCGTGGCTGGCGGCGGTGCCGGTGGCGATCGTGGTCACGATGATCTCCGGTGTCATCCTCGGTACGCCGACGCTGCGGTTGCGCGGTGACTACCTGGCGATCGTGACGCTCGGCTTCGCCGAGATGATCCGGCTCTACGCCGCCCGCACCGACGGCCTGCTGCAGGGCCAGCGGGGCATTCCGGAGGTGCAGCACCCGCCGGGCCCGGTGGTGGACGGCAAGCCGCTGTTCGGGGTGGTCGACTCCAAGCCGTACTACTGGCTGATCCTCACCGTGATCATCCTGGTCATCTTCCTGATGCGGAACCTGGAGCGCAGCCGGGTGGGTCGGGCCTGGGTGGCCATCCGGGAGGACGAGGACGCCGCCGAGATCATGGGCGTGCCCACCTTCAAGTACAAGCTCTGGGCGTTCGCCATCGGCGCGGCGGTGGGTGGTCTGACCGGGGCGATCTTCGCCGGGAAGCAGACCTTCATCAACTCGGACAGCTTCCTGCTGGAGAGCTCGATCCTGGTGCTCGCCGCGGTCATCCTCGGTGGTGCCGGTGGTATCAAGGGAGCCATCATCGGTGGTGCGCTGACCTGGTATCTGCCGGAGTGGTTCCGTGGCTTCGGTGAGATCATCGGGTTGGAGTTCGACACCGCCGAGTACCGCATCCTGATCTTCGGTCTGATCATCATCGTGATGATGATCTTCCGGCCGCAGGGTCTGGTGCCGAACCGGCGGCGGGCGGCGGAGTTCGCCGACCGGCGTAAGGAAGCGGTTCCCCAGGAGACGGTGCCCAGTGAGTGA
- a CDS encoding branched-chain amino acid ABC transporter permease yields MNFAEFFGNFPALTITGLEQGAIYALVALGYTLVYGVLRLINFAHSEVFMVGTFTALWTWQALGYSQNSAAPAFGAMLVAVIIGLLAAAAASALTAVTVEVVAYRPLRKRNAPPLAFLITAIGASFVIAEAFGVGTNRAPFGMPVMIPSETLFTVFGAAVTNIQLLVLGVTLAMMVALDQFVNRSRLGRGIRAVAQDADTAALMGVNKNRVIMLVFILGGLMAGVAALLWSLRYGYTKFNVGFLIGLKAFSAAVLGGIGNLRGALLGGLLLGIAENYAAGLFGGEWKDFTGFVLLVVLLMFRPTGLLGESLGRARA; encoded by the coding sequence GTGAACTTCGCTGAGTTCTTCGGGAACTTTCCCGCACTCACCATAACCGGGTTGGAGCAGGGCGCGATCTATGCGCTCGTGGCCCTCGGCTACACCCTGGTCTACGGCGTTCTCCGCCTGATCAACTTTGCCCACTCCGAGGTCTTCATGGTCGGTACCTTCACCGCCCTGTGGACCTGGCAGGCGCTTGGCTACAGCCAGAACTCCGCCGCTCCGGCGTTCGGCGCCATGCTGGTGGCGGTGATCATCGGTCTGCTCGCGGCGGCGGCGGCCTCCGCCCTCACCGCGGTGACCGTCGAGGTGGTGGCGTACCGCCCGCTGCGCAAGCGCAACGCTCCGCCGCTGGCCTTCCTGATCACCGCGATCGGCGCGTCGTTCGTGATCGCCGAGGCCTTCGGTGTCGGTACCAACCGGGCGCCGTTCGGCATGCCGGTGATGATCCCCTCGGAGACCCTGTTCACCGTCTTCGGTGCCGCGGTCACCAACATCCAGTTGCTGGTCCTCGGCGTCACCCTGGCGATGATGGTGGCGCTCGACCAGTTCGTGAACCGCAGCCGGCTCGGCCGTGGTATCCGGGCGGTGGCCCAGGACGCCGACACGGCGGCCCTGATGGGTGTCAACAAGAACCGGGTCATCATGCTGGTGTTCATCCTCGGTGGTCTGATGGCCGGCGTGGCCGCGCTGCTGTGGAGCCTGCGGTACGGCTACACCAAGTTCAACGTCGGCTTCCTCATCGGGCTGAAGGCGTTCTCCGCCGCTGTCCTCGGCGGCATCGGAAACCTGCGCGGGGCGCTGCTCGGTGGCCTCCTGCTCGGGATCGCGGAGAACTACGCCGCCGGCCTGTTCGGCGGTGAGTGGAAGGACTTCACCGGGTTCGTGCTGCTGGTCGTGTTGCTGATGTTCCGGCCGACCGGTCTGCTCGGCGAGTCGCTGGGGAGGGCCCGCGCATGA
- a CDS encoding branched-chain amino acid ABC transporter substrate-binding protein, translating into MRQKLARVLGGVAISALVISGAAACKADSGSEGTGSSAACDLKLGFFGPLTGDAAGLGIHMRNGTKLAIDQYNAENADCKVNLTEYDSQGDPAKAPALAQQAVGDTKVVGIIGPAFSGESEVADPIFDQAGLPIITPSATRPSLSEKNWKIFHRGVGNDTSQGPAAGRYIKDVLKAEKVYVVDDQSAYGAGLVDEVKKVLGTVAGEDKIQVKQTNFSAVVSKIVGSGATALFFGGYYTEAGLLIKQLKEAGWKGTMVAGDGVNDANFIKVAGEQVAEGTILTCPCAPATAAEGSFVTDYKAAFNADPGTYGDVSYDITKIFLEAIKDGKSSREDILAFIKAYNKAGSATGVTYKFESNGELDPAQVVVWAFKVNAGQVVPDIEIPKA; encoded by the coding sequence GTGAGGCAGAAGCTCGCACGGGTGCTCGGTGGTGTCGCCATCAGCGCGCTCGTCATCAGTGGCGCGGCCGCGTGTAAGGCCGACAGTGGTAGCGAGGGTACCGGCAGTTCCGCTGCCTGCGACCTCAAGCTTGGTTTCTTCGGGCCGCTGACCGGCGACGCCGCGGGTCTCGGTATTCACATGCGTAACGGCACCAAGCTGGCCATCGACCAGTACAACGCCGAGAACGCGGACTGCAAGGTCAACCTGACCGAGTACGACTCGCAGGGCGACCCGGCCAAGGCCCCGGCGCTGGCCCAGCAGGCGGTCGGCGACACCAAGGTCGTCGGCATCATCGGCCCGGCGTTCTCGGGTGAGTCCGAGGTGGCCGACCCGATCTTCGACCAGGCCGGTCTGCCGATCATCACCCCGTCGGCGACCCGTCCGAGCCTGAGCGAGAAGAACTGGAAGATCTTCCACCGGGGCGTCGGTAACGACACCTCGCAGGGCCCGGCGGCCGGCCGGTACATCAAGGACGTGCTGAAGGCCGAGAAGGTCTACGTCGTCGACGACCAGTCGGCGTACGGCGCGGGTCTGGTGGACGAGGTCAAGAAGGTCCTCGGCACGGTGGCCGGTGAGGACAAGATCCAGGTCAAGCAGACCAACTTCTCCGCCGTCGTCAGCAAGATCGTCGGCAGTGGCGCGACCGCTCTCTTCTTCGGTGGCTACTACACCGAGGCCGGCCTGCTGATCAAGCAGCTGAAGGAGGCCGGTTGGAAGGGCACGATGGTCGCCGGTGACGGCGTCAACGACGCCAACTTCATCAAGGTCGCCGGTGAGCAGGTCGCCGAGGGCACCATCCTGACCTGCCCGTGCGCCCCGGCCACCGCGGCCGAGGGTTCGTTCGTGACCGACTACAAGGCCGCGTTCAACGCCGACCCGGGCACCTACGGCGACGTGTCGTACGACATCACCAAGATCTTCCTTGAGGCCATCAAGGACGGGAAGTCGAGCCGCGAGGACATCCTGGCCTTCATCAAGGCCTACAACAAGGCTGGCTCCGCCACCGGGGTGACCTACAAGTTCGAGTCCAACGGCGAGCTGGACCCGGCTCAGGTCGTGGTCTGGGCGTTCAAGGTCAACGCAGGCCAGGTCGTTCCGGACATCGAGATCCCGAAGGCCTGA